From one Vanacampus margaritifer isolate UIUO_Vmar chromosome 12, RoL_Vmar_1.0, whole genome shotgun sequence genomic stretch:
- the ugp2b gene encoding UDP-glucose pyrophosphorylase 2b isoform X1, with protein sequence MALYAEGLRKGVLNGGMSHFQEMMRQQLESSIHSEMEKLLDTTSGAEREACKKDFEGFRNLFHRFLQVKGPSVEWIKIQRPPEDSIQPYDKIMARGLPEGVANSLNKLVVVKLNGGLGTSMGCKGPKSLISVRNENTFLDLTVQQIEHLNKTYNTDVPLVLMNSFNTDEDTKKILQKYTHHRVKIHTFKQSRYPRINKESLLPVSTSLSTMGQNAEGWYPPGHGNIYASFYNSGLLEQLIAEGKEYIFVSNIDNLGATVDLHILNHLVGRHNGKRCEFVMEVTDKTRADVKGGTLIEYEGKLRLLEIAQVPKAHVDEFKSVTKFKIFNTNNLWISLAAIKRLQRQKAMDMEVIVNTKTLDGGQNVIQLETAVGAAIKCFDNAMGINVPRSRFLPVKTTSDLLLVMSNLYSLDAGSLTMSPRREFPTTPHVKLGSSFTKVPCYKNCGAGVQEYLTRFESIPDMLELDHLTVSGDVTFGKNVSLKGTVIIIANHGDRIDIPAGSMLENKIVSGNLRIMDH encoded by the exons GTCTGAGGAAAGGCGTGCTCAACGGAGGGATGTCTCATTTCCAGGAAATGATGCGGCAGCAGCTGGAGAGCTCCATTCACAGCGAGATGGAGAAGCTGCTGGACACCACTTCGGGCGCTGAGAGAGAG gcATGCAAGAAAGACTTTGAGGGCTTCAGGAATCTCTTCCACAGATTCCTGCAGGTTAAGGGGCCATCGGTGGAATGGATCAAGATACAGCGACCGCCCGAGGACTCT atCCAACCTTATGACAAGATCATGGCACGAGGCCTTCCGGAGGGTGTCGCCAACAGCCTGAACAAGCTTGTGGTGGTCAAGCTGAACGGGGGTCTCGGCACCAGCATGGGCTGCAAAGGCCCTAAGAGTTTGATCAGCGTCCGCAATGAGAACACCTTCCTGGACCTCACTGTGCAGCAGATAGAG CACCTGAATAAGACGTACAACACGGACGTGCCTCTGGTGCTAATGAACTCCTTCAACACGGATGAGGACACAAAGAAGATCTTGCAAAAGTACACACATCACCGCGTCAAGATACACACCTTCAAGCAGAGCAG GTATCCTCGCATCAACAAAGAGTCGCTGCTGCCCGTGTCCACCAGCTTGAGTACGATGGGCCAGAATGCGGAGGGCTGGTACCCGCCAGGCCACGGCAACATCTACGCCAGCTTCTACAACTCGGGCCTGCTGGAGCAGCTGATTGCCGAGGGCAAGGAGTACATATTTGTGTCCAACATTGACAACCTGGGCGCCACTGTGGACCTGCACATCCTCAACCACCTGGTGGGACGACATAATGGCAAGCGATGCGAATTCGTCATGGAGGTGACGGACAAGACGCGTGCTGACGTCAAG GGCGGCACACTCATTGAGTATGAGGGCAAACTGCGCTTGCTGGAGATCGCTCAGGTCCCCAAAGCTCATGTGGACGAGTTCAAGTCGGTGACCAAGTTTAAGATCTTCAACACCAACAACCTTTGGATCTCACTGGCTGCCATCAAAAGACTGCAGAGGCAGAAAGCCATGGACATGGAAGTCATCGTCAACACCAAG ACGCTGGACGGGGGTCAGAACGTGATCCAGCTGGAGACGGCGGTGGGCGCAGCCATCAAGTGCTTCGACAACGCCATGGGCATCAACGTGCCCCGCAGCCGCTTCCTGCCCGTTAAGACCACCTCGGACCTCCTACTGGTCATGTCCAATCTGTACAGCCTGGATGCCGGCTCGCTTACCATGAGCCCCCGCAGGGAGTTCCCCACCACGCCACACGTCAAGCTGGGGAGCTCCTTCACCAAGGTGCCATGCTACAAAAATTGCGGAGCTGGG GTCCAGGAGTACCTGACTCGCTTCGAGAGCATCCCTGACATGCTGGAGCTGGACCACCTGACCGTGTCCGGAGACGTCACTTTTGGCAAGAACGTCTCACTCAAG GGCACGGTGATCATCATCGCCAACCACGGGGATCGCATCGACATTCCGGCAGGCTCCATGTTGGAGAACAAGATCGTATCGGGTAACCTGCGCATCATGGACCACTGA
- the ugp2b gene encoding UDP-glucose pyrophosphorylase 2b isoform X2, whose product MALYAEGLRKGVLNGGMSHFQEMMRQQLESSIHSEMEKLLDTTSGAEREACKKDFEGFRNLFHRFLQVKGPSVEWIKIQRPPEDSIQPYDKIMARGLPEGVANSLNKLVVVKLNGGLGTSMGCKGPKSLISVRNENTFLDLTVQQIEHLNKTYNTDVPLVLMNSFNTDEDTKKILQKYTHHRVKIHTFKQSRYPRINKESLLPVSTSLSTMGQNAEGWYPPGHGNIYASFYNSGLLEQLIAEGKEYIFVSNIDNLGATVDLHILNHLVGRHNGKRCEFVMEVTDKTRADVKGGTLIEYEGKLRLLEIAQVPKAHVDEFKSVTKFKIFNTNNLWISLAAIKRLQRQKAMDMEVIVNTKTLDGGQNVIQLETAVGAAIKCFDNAMGINVPRSRFLPVKTTSDLLLVMSNLYSLDAGSLTMSPRREFPTTPHVKLGSSFTKVQEYLTRFESIPDMLELDHLTVSGDVTFGKNVSLKGTVIIIANHGDRIDIPAGSMLENKIVSGNLRIMDH is encoded by the exons GTCTGAGGAAAGGCGTGCTCAACGGAGGGATGTCTCATTTCCAGGAAATGATGCGGCAGCAGCTGGAGAGCTCCATTCACAGCGAGATGGAGAAGCTGCTGGACACCACTTCGGGCGCTGAGAGAGAG gcATGCAAGAAAGACTTTGAGGGCTTCAGGAATCTCTTCCACAGATTCCTGCAGGTTAAGGGGCCATCGGTGGAATGGATCAAGATACAGCGACCGCCCGAGGACTCT atCCAACCTTATGACAAGATCATGGCACGAGGCCTTCCGGAGGGTGTCGCCAACAGCCTGAACAAGCTTGTGGTGGTCAAGCTGAACGGGGGTCTCGGCACCAGCATGGGCTGCAAAGGCCCTAAGAGTTTGATCAGCGTCCGCAATGAGAACACCTTCCTGGACCTCACTGTGCAGCAGATAGAG CACCTGAATAAGACGTACAACACGGACGTGCCTCTGGTGCTAATGAACTCCTTCAACACGGATGAGGACACAAAGAAGATCTTGCAAAAGTACACACATCACCGCGTCAAGATACACACCTTCAAGCAGAGCAG GTATCCTCGCATCAACAAAGAGTCGCTGCTGCCCGTGTCCACCAGCTTGAGTACGATGGGCCAGAATGCGGAGGGCTGGTACCCGCCAGGCCACGGCAACATCTACGCCAGCTTCTACAACTCGGGCCTGCTGGAGCAGCTGATTGCCGAGGGCAAGGAGTACATATTTGTGTCCAACATTGACAACCTGGGCGCCACTGTGGACCTGCACATCCTCAACCACCTGGTGGGACGACATAATGGCAAGCGATGCGAATTCGTCATGGAGGTGACGGACAAGACGCGTGCTGACGTCAAG GGCGGCACACTCATTGAGTATGAGGGCAAACTGCGCTTGCTGGAGATCGCTCAGGTCCCCAAAGCTCATGTGGACGAGTTCAAGTCGGTGACCAAGTTTAAGATCTTCAACACCAACAACCTTTGGATCTCACTGGCTGCCATCAAAAGACTGCAGAGGCAGAAAGCCATGGACATGGAAGTCATCGTCAACACCAAG ACGCTGGACGGGGGTCAGAACGTGATCCAGCTGGAGACGGCGGTGGGCGCAGCCATCAAGTGCTTCGACAACGCCATGGGCATCAACGTGCCCCGCAGCCGCTTCCTGCCCGTTAAGACCACCTCGGACCTCCTACTGGTCATGTCCAATCTGTACAGCCTGGATGCCGGCTCGCTTACCATGAGCCCCCGCAGGGAGTTCCCCACCACGCCACACGTCAAGCTGGGGAGCTCCTTCACCAAG GTCCAGGAGTACCTGACTCGCTTCGAGAGCATCCCTGACATGCTGGAGCTGGACCACCTGACCGTGTCCGGAGACGTCACTTTTGGCAAGAACGTCTCACTCAAG GGCACGGTGATCATCATCGCCAACCACGGGGATCGCATCGACATTCCGGCAGGCTCCATGTTGGAGAACAAGATCGTATCGGGTAACCTGCGCATCATGGACCACTGA
- the ugp2b gene encoding UDP-glucose pyrophosphorylase 2b isoform X3 — protein MSHFQEMMRQQLESSIHSEMEKLLDTTSGAEREACKKDFEGFRNLFHRFLQVKGPSVEWIKIQRPPEDSIQPYDKIMARGLPEGVANSLNKLVVVKLNGGLGTSMGCKGPKSLISVRNENTFLDLTVQQIEHLNKTYNTDVPLVLMNSFNTDEDTKKILQKYTHHRVKIHTFKQSRYPRINKESLLPVSTSLSTMGQNAEGWYPPGHGNIYASFYNSGLLEQLIAEGKEYIFVSNIDNLGATVDLHILNHLVGRHNGKRCEFVMEVTDKTRADVKGGTLIEYEGKLRLLEIAQVPKAHVDEFKSVTKFKIFNTNNLWISLAAIKRLQRQKAMDMEVIVNTKTLDGGQNVIQLETAVGAAIKCFDNAMGINVPRSRFLPVKTTSDLLLVMSNLYSLDAGSLTMSPRREFPTTPHVKLGSSFTKVPCYKNCGAGVQEYLTRFESIPDMLELDHLTVSGDVTFGKNVSLKGTVIIIANHGDRIDIPAGSMLENKIVSGNLRIMDH, from the exons ATGTCTCATTTCCAGGAAATGATGCGGCAGCAGCTGGAGAGCTCCATTCACAGCGAGATGGAGAAGCTGCTGGACACCACTTCGGGCGCTGAGAGAGAG gcATGCAAGAAAGACTTTGAGGGCTTCAGGAATCTCTTCCACAGATTCCTGCAGGTTAAGGGGCCATCGGTGGAATGGATCAAGATACAGCGACCGCCCGAGGACTCT atCCAACCTTATGACAAGATCATGGCACGAGGCCTTCCGGAGGGTGTCGCCAACAGCCTGAACAAGCTTGTGGTGGTCAAGCTGAACGGGGGTCTCGGCACCAGCATGGGCTGCAAAGGCCCTAAGAGTTTGATCAGCGTCCGCAATGAGAACACCTTCCTGGACCTCACTGTGCAGCAGATAGAG CACCTGAATAAGACGTACAACACGGACGTGCCTCTGGTGCTAATGAACTCCTTCAACACGGATGAGGACACAAAGAAGATCTTGCAAAAGTACACACATCACCGCGTCAAGATACACACCTTCAAGCAGAGCAG GTATCCTCGCATCAACAAAGAGTCGCTGCTGCCCGTGTCCACCAGCTTGAGTACGATGGGCCAGAATGCGGAGGGCTGGTACCCGCCAGGCCACGGCAACATCTACGCCAGCTTCTACAACTCGGGCCTGCTGGAGCAGCTGATTGCCGAGGGCAAGGAGTACATATTTGTGTCCAACATTGACAACCTGGGCGCCACTGTGGACCTGCACATCCTCAACCACCTGGTGGGACGACATAATGGCAAGCGATGCGAATTCGTCATGGAGGTGACGGACAAGACGCGTGCTGACGTCAAG GGCGGCACACTCATTGAGTATGAGGGCAAACTGCGCTTGCTGGAGATCGCTCAGGTCCCCAAAGCTCATGTGGACGAGTTCAAGTCGGTGACCAAGTTTAAGATCTTCAACACCAACAACCTTTGGATCTCACTGGCTGCCATCAAAAGACTGCAGAGGCAGAAAGCCATGGACATGGAAGTCATCGTCAACACCAAG ACGCTGGACGGGGGTCAGAACGTGATCCAGCTGGAGACGGCGGTGGGCGCAGCCATCAAGTGCTTCGACAACGCCATGGGCATCAACGTGCCCCGCAGCCGCTTCCTGCCCGTTAAGACCACCTCGGACCTCCTACTGGTCATGTCCAATCTGTACAGCCTGGATGCCGGCTCGCTTACCATGAGCCCCCGCAGGGAGTTCCCCACCACGCCACACGTCAAGCTGGGGAGCTCCTTCACCAAGGTGCCATGCTACAAAAATTGCGGAGCTGGG GTCCAGGAGTACCTGACTCGCTTCGAGAGCATCCCTGACATGCTGGAGCTGGACCACCTGACCGTGTCCGGAGACGTCACTTTTGGCAAGAACGTCTCACTCAAG GGCACGGTGATCATCATCGCCAACCACGGGGATCGCATCGACATTCCGGCAGGCTCCATGTTGGAGAACAAGATCGTATCGGGTAACCTGCGCATCATGGACCACTGA